Within Pirellulales bacterium, the genomic segment TCGCCGCCTCGACCTGAAATAAGGGCATCGCATGGACGCGCCACTGGCATTCACATCAAGACGCGGATTTCTTACCGGCGCCGCCAGTATGGGCGTGGTCGCTGCTGCCGCCGATAGCGCCCCGGCCTCGCAGCCAGCCAAACGGAAACCGATCAAGCCGGGCGAATACCCGGTTAAGGCGATCTCTTCAGAAAATGGGCTGGCCGCCACCCGCAAGGCGTTCGAGCTAATGCAAGCGGGCGCCGACACGCTCGACGCGGCTATTGCCGGCGTGGCGATCGTGGAGGACGATCCCAACGACACCTCGGTCGGTTATGGCGGCTTGCCAAACGAGGAGGGCGTGGTCGAACTCGACGCCGCCGTGATGCATGGTCCCACGCACCAGGCCGGCGCGGTGGCGGCGCTACGCGGCATACGCCATCCGGCGCAGGTCGCCCGGCGCGTGATGATCGAAAGCGACCATGTGTTGCTGGTTGGCGAGGGCGCGCTGCGCTTCGCCAGGGCGCATGGATTTGTCGAAGAGAATTTGCTGACCGATAAGGCCCGCAAGATCTGGCTCTATTGGAAAGCGAACCTATCGGATCAGGACGACTGGTTGCCGCCGCCGGCGAGCGAGGTCGATCCCGAAGTGCAAAAGTACTTCGCGCGACCGACCGGCACCATCCATCTGGCGGCGATCAACCGCGCAGGCGAAATCTCCTGCACCACGTCGACCAGTGGCCTGGCGTTCAAGCTGCCCGGCCGAGTGGGAGACTCGCCGATCGTTGGCGCGGGCCTTTATGTGGACAACGCGATTGGTTCGTGCGGCAGCACGGGACGCGGCGAGGCGAACCTGCAGAACCTGTCGAGCTTTGCCGCAGTCGAACTGATGCGCGGCGGCGCCGGGCCGCGCGAGGCGGGGCTCGAGGTTTTGCGCCGGGTGGTCAGCCACACTCCCCAGCGCTTGCTCGATCAGGACGGCCGACCCACGTTTGACCTCAAGCTCTACTTGCTCGCCAAGGATGGCGCGCATGCGGGCGTGTCGCTGTACGGCGGCGAGAAGTTCTCCGTCACCGATCAGCAAGGCGCGCGGCATGAAGATTGTGTCGCGCTTTTTGAGAATCAGCGGCCAAGATAGCTAATAGCAAGGCGCCGACATAATTCTATTTCGCTGATCTGGAACGAGGATTGCAGCAAAATCCAACTGAAACCACGAGGTTTCAGAATGTTGGCGAAAGTCGGTCTTGTCGTGGCCTAACCACGTGGCGCCGGTGGCCCCGCAAGCACATGAGTGGGCCGATTCGCTCACCTTAGGGGGCAGACAAGTCGCAAGCTGCCGGGCGACAATGACGAGTTGGGTGTGACGCACGTTCGAGTTGCCTATCGGGAGTGTGGTCATGAGCGAGCGAAAGATACTGTTCCCAACCGATTTTTCGACCTTGAGCGACGCGGCGCTCGAATACGCGGCCAGCTTGGCGCGCGAGCGCAAGGCCCGACTGCTGATTGTGCATGTCGAAGAGCCGGCCATGGCCTATGGCGGCGGCGAGATGTATTACGGAGTCATGTACCCCGACAGCCAAGCGCTCAAACACATGCTCGACGTGGTCAAGCCGGTCGATCTCGACGTGCCATTTGAGCATTGGCTGGTGACTGGCGACCCTGCCGACGAGATCGTGCGCTTGGCCGAACAGGAAGAGTGCGAATTGATTGTCATGGCCACGCACGGCCGCACAGGAATCAAGCACTTGCTGATGGGCAGCGTTGCCGAGGCGGTGGTGCGCCGCGCCAAATGCCCGGTGCTGACCTTCAAACCCAGCGCCGCCGAGGCGTCGGCCAAGAAGAAGTAAATTCCAGCGGAGGAAACGGAACGGCGAATACAAGATTTGCCCAAGCGAAACGGAGGGCCCAATGAACGCCACCGGACCATGGCATCCCTTTCTCAACCAGGCGCTCGCCGAACATCGTCATTTGCATGAGCAGGTGTGCGACGTCCTGCATCTGCTTGAGGCCGAAGCGACCAGCGCCGAACAGTTCGATCGGATCATTGCGCGGGTCCGCGCCGTCGAAGAGTGGCTGCAAGAGCATTTTGCCCGCGAGGAAGAAGGGGGATGCCTGGAGGAGGCGATTAGCCGCGCGCCCGCGTTCGCGGCGCAAGCCGCGGCGCTGCATCGCGAGCATGCGCAATTTGTGCTGATGATTGATCGCGTTGCCCGCCATGCGCAAGAAGCGCGCGATTGGCGCAAGCGTTGGTCGGAGCTGCGCGCCGAGTTTCAAAAATTCGCCCAAAAGCTGCACGCTCACGAACAGGCCGAAAACGAGCTGTTGGGGCGCGCGTTCAATGTCGCCGTCGTCTGAGTCCCGCGCGGGCTATTGAACGGCCCCAAACCACAGGAGTCCCTCCGCATGAGAGCCCTGATTGGCGTGGATGGTTCCGCCGGCGCCGTCGAGGCGGTGCGTCAAACGGCTGCGCTATTGTCGGCCGATGGCGATTCCATCACCCTCTATTTTTCGCCTCCAGAGATTCGCTTGCCGCGACACTCCGTTCACGTGACCGACTTGGCGGACCGCGCCCGCCAGGCGCTGGCTCGCTCAGTGTTCGACGAAGCGCGAGCGCTGCTGCCGGAGCGGCTACGGTCTCGTGTCCAGACCGTAGTGGGGGGCGGAGACCCGCGCGACGAGTTGCCGCGACTAGCAGAGGAACTCGGAGCCGAGTTGATGGCCGTCGGCGCGCGCGGCGTTGGGCCGATCCGCGCCTTGCTCATCGGCAGCGTCTCGCAATCGTTGGCGCGCCACGCACCGCAGGCGCTGCTGGTCGCTCGTCGCAAGCCAGGCAAGGCCAGCGGGGGCGGCCACCGTGTTTTGATGCCCGTCGACAACCTCCCGGCCGCGCAGCGCGTGGTTGAGATATTGCATCGGCTGCATTGGCCGGCCGATTGTTCCGCCCGACTGATGCATGTGGTGGAGTCGCTCTTGGGCGGTGAACTGCCCAACTGGCTGGTCGAGGGGACAGAGCGCGCTCGCGACGAAGAATTGGCCCGCGCCTATCTCGCGGAGATCGAGCAGCGCAAGCGGGACAAGTTTCGCGAGTTGTCGGAGTTCCGCCCGCAACTGCCCAAGCCGTTTGCGGCCGAGCCGCCGATCGTGCTCGAGGGATATCCCGCCGAACAAATCCTAGCCACTGCCGCCGCGGACAACGCCGATCTGCTGATCATGGCCTCGAAGGAAAGTGGCGGCCTGGCTCGCTGGGTGCTTGGCAGCACCGCCGAGCGCGTGCTGACGCATGCCCCGTGCTCGGTGCTGTTGGTGCGTCTGCCTGAACATGGCTAACGGCGCTTGGCGTCAATCGGCGATGACGATCCAACCATTGGCGCGGATACGGCCCAGCGCCCAAGGCCGCGCCAGCGGACGCTGGCGCTCGGCGTCGAGCGGAATGACGCGGGCAATGCGAAATCCGGAACGTCGCAGCAAGCGGCGCATTTCGCCCAGCGAGAACAGGTGCAGTTGCACATTGGGAATGCCGCGATATTCGAATACTTTGTCGCCTGGCTCCAGGCCGCGGCTTCGTCCGCGACCCAGCAGCGACCCCAGCAGCCACCAGCGCCCTTGGGGGTCGAACAGGTTCTGCCAACGGTTATGCACATGCAGCGCGAAGCGCCCGCCGGGCCGCAGGATTCGTCGGGCGTGCCGCAACACGCGCAGGCGATTGTCCAATCCGCGAATCATGCCAAGCGTGTTGAACATGATCACGCAGTAATCGCACGATGCGTCGGCCAGGCAGTCGAGGTCGACCAGGTTGGCCTGCACGCGATCAATGGGCAGGCTTTCCGAATCCGCCTTTTTGCCAACGATTTGCAGCATGGGATGCGACAGGTCTACGGCCACACCGCGAAAGCCGCGCCGCGCAAACGCGACCAGCAAACGACCAGTGCCGCAGCCCAAATCGACGATGGCGCCGGGGTGGCGAAATTCGTCGAGCAACACCGACTCGTCGAATGCGAAAAGCTGGTTGTAGGCGAAGTATTCGTCGTAGTCGTTGGCGATATGATCGGTGCGAGCATAGTCCCACATGCCGCGGCTAACGCCGCGCGGCAGGCGCCACTCTGGAACGCTGGAAACCAAGTTGATCGCCTATCCAGGCCCAGGGGGAGACACATCGAGAGGCCCGCTGGCCGCTGCTAGCGGCGAAACAGGAGCCAGCCCACCAGGCAGCCGACAAGCGCCAGGACTCCTGCCGCCGGCTCGGGTATGGGCAAGGCCGCGGCGCTTGGCAGTGGCGTGAAATTGTCGGCCCACAGCGTGTAGTCGGCGCCGTCCACAACGCCGTCGCCGTTAAAGTCGCCATGCCAGAATGGTTGCGGCGATTGCTGGAAATGATCGGCCCAAATGGTGTAGTCGGCGCCATCGACAATCCCATTGCCGTTGGCATCGCCTTTCAGCACAAGATCAGCGTCCCAGGCCACGGCGAAATCGACTGGTTGATCGGTCGCCACCGTCAGCACGTAATGGCCGCTTTGCAGCGCGCGCTGAAAAATGTGCTCGACGTTGTCGATGGTGGAAACACTCTCGTCAAGCATTGCGCCGCGGGTAAAGCCATCAGCGGCGAAAAGTCGAATGTCGACATTGGCGAGCGAAGGAGTGAATGTGGCCGGATCGCCGCCCGATCCATGCTCGAACTCGATCTGGCGGTTCCAAGTGGCGATCGCAGAGAAGGTGAACGCCACATGCTCGGGATCGACGCTGAAGAAGTACTCGCGCTCGCCGGTGGGCAGGATGTTGGCAAAATCCCAGCCTACGCCACCGACTTCGGCCGCTCCATTGGCGGGTTGCTGGCCAGCGGTCAAAATTTGGTGCGATTCGTCGACATTAAGCTGTCCAGCGCCGTAGCGGAGATCGAGAGGTTGGGTGGTGGTATGCGACCAGTCGTCGGCCAGACTGGCCGTCGCGCCATCCAGGTCGAATGGCGACTTTTCGGCGCCGGCGAGCAGTACCGCCTTAATCGTTTCTGATT encodes:
- a CDS encoding N(4)-(beta-N-acetylglucosaminyl)-L-asparaginase gives rise to the protein MDAPLAFTSRRGFLTGAASMGVVAAAADSAPASQPAKRKPIKPGEYPVKAISSENGLAATRKAFELMQAGADTLDAAIAGVAIVEDDPNDTSVGYGGLPNEEGVVELDAAVMHGPTHQAGAVAALRGIRHPAQVARRVMIESDHVLLVGEGALRFARAHGFVEENLLTDKARKIWLYWKANLSDQDDWLPPPASEVDPEVQKYFARPTGTIHLAAINRAGEISCTTSTSGLAFKLPGRVGDSPIVGAGLYVDNAIGSCGSTGRGEANLQNLSSFAAVELMRGGAGPREAGLEVLRRVVSHTPQRLLDQDGRPTFDLKLYLLAKDGAHAGVSLYGGEKFSVTDQQGARHEDCVALFENQRPR
- a CDS encoding universal stress protein, with product MSERKILFPTDFSTLSDAALEYAASLARERKARLLIVHVEEPAMAYGGGEMYYGVMYPDSQALKHMLDVVKPVDLDVPFEHWLVTGDPADEIVRLAEQEECELIVMATHGRTGIKHLLMGSVAEAVVRRAKCPVLTFKPSAAEASAKKK
- a CDS encoding universal stress protein, encoding MRALIGVDGSAGAVEAVRQTAALLSADGDSITLYFSPPEIRLPRHSVHVTDLADRARQALARSVFDEARALLPERLRSRVQTVVGGGDPRDELPRLAEELGAELMAVGARGVGPIRALLIGSVSQSLARHAPQALLVARRKPGKASGGGHRVLMPVDNLPAAQRVVEILHRLHWPADCSARLMHVVESLLGGELPNWLVEGTERARDEELARAYLAEIEQRKRDKFRELSEFRPQLPKPFAAEPPIVLEGYPAEQILATAAADNADLLIMASKESGGLARWVLGSTAERVLTHAPCSVLLVRLPEHG
- a CDS encoding class I SAM-dependent methyltransferase, with protein sequence MVSSVPEWRLPRGVSRGMWDYARTDHIANDYDEYFAYNQLFAFDESVLLDEFRHPGAIVDLGCGTGRLLVAFARRGFRGVAVDLSHPMLQIVGKKADSESLPIDRVQANLVDLDCLADASCDYCVIMFNTLGMIRGLDNRLRVLRHARRILRPGGRFALHVHNRWQNLFDPQGRWWLLGSLLGRGRSRGLEPGDKVFEYRGIPNVQLHLFSLGEMRRLLRRSGFRIARVIPLDAERQRPLARPWALGRIRANGWIVIAD